Proteins from one Sordaria macrospora chromosome 1, complete sequence genomic window:
- a CDS encoding 40S ribosomal protein eS21 produces the protein MENDRGEIVDLYVPRKCSATGRIIKSKDHGSCQITIAKVDENGRAIQGENIIYALSGFVRAMGESDDSLNRLAQRDGLLKAVWNPQR, from the exons ATGGAGAACGATCGCGGCGAAATTGTCGACCT TTACGTCCCCCGCAAGTGCTCTGCGACGGGCCGCATCATCAAGTCCAAGGACCACGGTTCTTGCCAgatcaccatcgccaaggtCGACGAGAACGGCCGTGCCATCCAGGGCGAGAACATCATCTACGCCCTCTCCGGCTTCGTTCGCGCCATGGGCGAGTCTGACGACTCCCTCAACCGCCTTGCCCAGCGCGATGGTCTCCTCAAGGCCGTCTGGAACCCCCAGCGCTAA
- a CDS encoding 40S ribosomal protein uS9 — translation MATQAVQVFGKKKNATAVARCVQGKGLIKVNGVPLKLYAPEILRAKLYEPILLLGVDKFAEVDIRLKVSGGGHVSQVYAVRQAIAKAIVAYYAKYVDEHSKNTLKTALIQFDRTLLVADPRRCEPKKFGGKGARSRFQKSYR, via the exons ATGGCTACGCAAGCGGTCCAGGTTttcggcaagaagaagaacgccaCGG CGGTCGCCCGCTGTGTGCAGGGCAAGGGCCTCATCAAGGTCAACGGTGTTCCCCTTAAGCTCTACGCCCCCGAGATCCTCCGGGCCAAGCTCTACGAgcccatccttctcctcggtgtCGACAAGTTCGCCGAGGTCGACATCCGCCTCAAGGTCTCCGGTGGTGGTCACGTCTCCCAGGTCTATGCCGTCCGTCAGGCT ATTGCCAAGGCCATT GTTGCCTACTACGCCAAGTACGTCGATGAGCACTCCAAGAACACCTTGAAGACCGCTCTCATCCAGTTCGACCGCACTCTTCTCGTCGCCGATCCCCGTCGTTGCGAGCCCAAGAAGTTCGGTGGTAAGGGTGCCCGCTCTCGCTTCCAGAAGTCCTACCGTTAA